Within the Streptomyces sp. NBC_00554 genome, the region GCCGCTCCCGGGCCCCGAGACGACGTCGCGGAACGCACGCCGTTGCCCGCCGTCGCCGAGTGGCGGTTCGCCGGGGACGTCGGGCGGCGGTACGGCGCCGTGTCCCGGGACCGCAACCCCATCCACCTGTATCCGCTCACGGCCCGCCTGTTCGGCTTCGCCCGTCCCATCGCCCACGGCATGTGGACCGTCGCGCGCTGCCTCGCCGAACTCCCGGCCGGCGGTGAATCCCTCACCGTACGGGCGGAGTTCAAGGCACCCGTACGACTCCCGGGAACGGTGACCTACGCGGCCGAAGGCAACCGTTTCGAGCTCCGGGGTGCGATGCAGCGGCTCCATCTCACAGGCGAGGTCCAGCCCGCCCCCATGTGAACAACAGGCTAACAATCAGCGGGAATCGCGACTTGCCGATCTCGCGCACCCCACGTCCTGGGGGGCAAACTCGCAGGTGAGTCACCTAAGTTAAGAAATCGTTCACAGTAAACCCCTAGCTTCCCCAAGGTTCTTTCAAGCCTCCGCTCATTCCACGCTCAGACACCCTTCCTAGCCTCGGTCCACCTGCTGGAACCGCGCCAGGAAGGCTCCCGAGCCATGCCCTCCACCCCCAGACGTATCGCCGTACTCGCCGATTCGGACACCCGCTGGAAGTGGGGCGCCTCCGTCGCACGACAGATCGCTCCGGACCACGCACTCGACGCGTACTTCCTGCGCACCCGGGCCACCCCGACCGAGCGCCAGCTCGCCGAGGTCGGCATCGTGCCGGACACCCAACGCGAGGTCACGGCGGCCGAGTTGGTCGACGACGAGGAGTTCGCGAGCGCCGACATCGTGGTCCTGGCGATCGTCGGCGGTACCGCGCTCGCGCTTGTGCACAGCCTCGGTCTGGCGTGGGAGGCGCGCGCCGAGCGGCCCGTCACCGTCACCGGCTATGTCGGAGTCGTCTACGAGAAGATGGTCGACGGCCTGCTCACCCGCGCCGGCGCCGATGTCGTCCTCGCCAACAGCGCCTACGACACGGGCCGGTTCCGCGATGTCTTCGCGAACGTGGGCGTCGACCCGGACTCCGTCGTCGAGTGCGCGCTGCCGTTCCTCGGCGGCGACCCGTACGCGCCCTCCGGCGACCGCCCCTTCACGCTCACCTTCGCCGTGCAGCCGTCGGTGCCCAAGAGCAGGGACGAACGGCTCTCGCTCCTGGAGCGCGCGGCCGCACACGCCCGACGGCACCCCGAACGCCTCGTCCTGATGAAGCTGCGCAGCCTGCCAGGCGAGCACACGACCCACGTCGAGGCCAACCCGTACCAGGAACTCATCGGGAAGCTGGCCGAGCCGGCCCCGTCCAACCTCCAGCTCGTGTACGGAAACATGGGTGAAGTCCTCGACCGTACGGACCTGTTGGTGACGGTCAGCTCGACGGCGGCGCTGGAGTCGATGCACCGGAACATCCCTACCGCGATCCTCACCGACTTCGGTGTCCGCGAGGCGCACGGCAATCACTACTTCGTGGAATCCGGCTGCCTCACCTCCTGGGACGAGCTCGACGCCGGTGCACGCCCGCGGCCGGACCCGGCGTGGACGGCCGCGCAGGGCATCGGCAAGAGCGACCCGTACGCCGCGACCCGCGCCCGCATCGCCGCGCTGCGCGCCTCGGGTCCGCTGCCGCAGTTGCGGCCGTACTACTCGCCCCAGCGGGCCGGCGCCTATCTGGGCGGCGTGCTGGAGCGCAACGGGTTCGACGAGAAGGGCAGGCCGCTGCCCGTGTCGTCGGGAGCGGGCGACGGCTCCCTGAAATCGGCCGTCCGGGGCGTCACGCGCCGCGGCGCCAAGCGGCTCTACCGCATGGGCTATCAGCGGGTCGCACCCGCGCTCCGGCGCTGGGGGCAGACGTGACCCGCAACGCTCCGGCGGTGCGACAGACATGACCCGCGCCGTCTCCGGCAGAACACCGGGATCCCCAGTGCCCCGCGCCGCCTCTGCCAGAAGCCCGCGACCTCAATGATCCACAACCCCGGGGGAAGACCATGACCCGCACCCTCGCACTCGTCGAGAGCCCCGCCCAGCTCCTCAACCTCCTTGAGTGGGCGCTGGGCGAGCGCGACGGCGCGCCGGATCCCGCCCGGTGCGAGGTGGCGGTCCTGCTGCCCCGCGACGCGACCACGCGCCACCAGCTGGGCGTGATGGCGGAGTTGGCCCGCGCGGAGGGCATCCGGGTCGCTCTGCACGACATCCGCAGGGTTCCTGTCGGCCTTCCGCGCGCCCTGGCGGCGCTCGCGCCGAAGCTGGCCGGGGCGGGGCGTCTGGTGATCGGCGACCCGTTCTCGGGGCTGATCCAGTGGCTGCTGCCGCTTGCCAGGACGCGGGACCTGGTTCTGGTGGACGACGGCACGGCGACCCTGGAGCTCTCCCGCGAGCTGCTCGCGGGGCGCCCGCTCGTCCGCTGGCACCGCACGGGCTCCGCACCGGCGGCGGCCGCCCGCGCCTCGCGCCGGATAACCCCCGGACACGGGCGGCAACTTGAGGTCTTCTCCTGCCTGACGGCCGACCTCAGGCTGCCGCCCGGCGGTATCGCCTCGGCCAACACCTACAGCTGGGCGCGGCAGCGGTACGGGCCGCCGCAGGTCCGCCCCGGCGTCGACGTGATCGGCACCTCGCTCGCCGAGACCGGCCTGATCGACCCCGAGCGGTATGTGCGGGAGATCATCTCCCTCGCCGACGAGGTGAACGCGGAACGCTACTTCGCGCACCGCCGCGAGGACCCGGACAAGCTGCGGCTCATCGCGGAGTACGCCGAGCTGGAAGTCGTACGGCCCGAACTCCCCCTGGAACTCGAACTGTTGAAGGGTCCGGTCGCCGACACCCTGGTCAGCATGCCCTCCACGGTGCTGCACACCCTGCCCCTCGTGCTCGCCGGTACGGGCGTGGAGATCACCGTCTGCGGGGACGTCACCGACTGGCTCGAACCGGACGCGTCCGAGCGGGCGACAGCCTTCCTGGAAGAAGTGATCCGCAAATGACCTGGAAGAGGTAGTGCACAGGTGACCTGGAACAACGATCTGAAGCGGACGGCGAAGTCCGCCTTCGAGAGCTGTACCGGCCTGCGCGTCACCCGTGCGCGCAGGCCCCTCCCCCGCACCACCGAGGCCACGCTCGTCAGACCTCCGGCCGGCCAGGTCGCCGCGAGCGCCCGGCCGCCAGCCCGCCCCGAGACCGACCGGCTGCTGCGCGCACCCGTGTTCGTGCTCTCCGCGCCGCGCTCCGGCTCGACTCTCCTGCGCGTCCTGCTGAACAGCCACTCGCAGCTGCACTCCCCGCACGAGACGCACTTCCGCCGCATCACGGTCCGCTTCACCACCGAGCCCGCGAACCAGGCGATGCAGGCCGCGGGCCACAATCTCGCCGACGTCGAGCACATCCTCTGGGACCGGCTGCTGCACCGCGAACTCGCGCTCAGCGGCAAGGAGTTCCTCGTCGAGAAGACACCGAGCAACGTGTTCGTCTGGAACCGGCTCGCCACCTGCTGGCCGGACGCGCGCTTCGTGTTCCTGATCCGGCATCCGTACTCGATCGCCCGCTCCTGGCACGAGGGTGCCCCCGAGGCGCGGCCCATGGAGGAGGCGGTGCGTCACACCCGCGAGTACATGCGGACCCTGGAACAGGCGAGGCAGCACCTGCCCGGCCACACCATCCGCTACGAGGACCTGACCGCCGACCCCGAATCGGCGACCCGCGCGCTCTGCGAACGTTTCGGCATCCGCTGGGAGCCCACGATGACGGAGTACGGGCGCCACGACCACGGCGAGTTCACCAAGGGCATCGGCGACTGGACGGACAAGATCAAGAGCGGCAGCGTCCAGGCGGGGCGCCCGCTGCCGGAGCCGGGCGAGATCCCGGAGGGCCTGCGGCCGATGGCGAAGGCCTGGGGCTACCTGGACTGAGCGTCCTTGGCGGGCGGTGACCAGGGGCGTCCCTCCATGAGGTCGCCGAGGCCTGCCCAGGCGAAGTTCATCAAGGTCGCTGCCGCCTGTTTCGCCGAGACGCCCGGCGTGGCGTTGGCCCAGGCCGCGAGCGACTCGGCCGCGCCGACCAGGGCCTCAGCGAGCCCGGCGACCTCCGTCTCGGGCAGGGACGGGTCGTGGTGTGCCTCACGGGCCGCGACGACGATCAACCGCGTGACGAACGCGACGAGTTCCTCGCGCATCGCGCCGGCCTCGGCGGCGAACGGTTCGCCGTGCGTACGCGCCTGGAGGTGCAGCACCGACCAGCCGTCGGGGTTCTGCGCGGTGTGCGTGAAGAACGCCCGCAGTCCGTCCCAGAGTTGGCGGTCGGCGGGCAGGTCCGGCTGTACGCCCGCCATGACGGCGCCGGTGAGCGCCTGGGCCTCGCGCCGGATGCAGGCGGTGAAGAGGTCTTCCTTCGAGTTCAGGTACAGGTACACCAACGGCTTGGACACGCCCGCCAGTTCGGCGATCTCGTCCATCGACGCGGCCCGGTACCCCAACTGCCCGAAGGTCCGCACGGCGGCGTCCAGCATCTGCTGTTCCCGTACCGCGCGCGGCATCCGCTTGCTCTTCACAGCACCCATGCGCGCAAGCGTACGGTTTGCCTGCCGGCGGCTGGGCGGGGATACGGTTCGCTGATTCTGAGTCCTGGGCCGGGGTGCCGTTCCTGGGGGCTGCGCCCCCAGACCCCCCTGTCGGCCTGAACGGCCTCGTCCTCAAACGCCGGACGGGCTGAAAGATCTCTACGAAGCCTGGCCCTGCGCGCCGCCGCGGGCCGCGTCGTCTGCGCTGTCCTCCTGGGTGCGGTTCTGGTCCAGGTTGGTCTTGATGCGGTCGACGCGGGCGACGACCTGGGCGGAGGCGCGGTCGCGCTCCTTGCGCAGGACGACGAAGCTGATCGGGGCGGAGATCACCAGGGAGAGCAGGACGATCCACATGTAGTTGGAGTCGCCGAAGCCGCGCGGGGCGAAACCGAGGGAGACAAGGCCCCAGACGACCAGGAGGCAGCCCGCGAAGATCCCCAGACGCATCAGCGTGTAGCGGCCCATGTCAATCCACTCTTCCGATCCGAATCCGTTTGGAACACCCCAAAGGGCACCGTCCAGTGAAGCACGACGGGGCGGCGATCTTGCAGGGGGGCCTCAAGGCGAGGAGGCGCCTCAGGCACGGGACGCGAGCGGCAGCAGCATCGTGATGTCGTCGCGGTCCTCGCCGGGAGCGACCCGGATCGCGCCGGGCACGCGGCCGACCTCCTTGTATCCGCAGGAGGCGTAGAACCGCTCAAGGCCCTCGCCGCCCCGGCAGGTGAGCCGTATCGCCCCGATCCCCTCGAAGCCGGCTCCGGCCTCCTCCGCGGCGGCCAGCAGCTCGCGCCCGTACCCCTTGCCCTGGTGCCTGGGATGCACCATCACCGTGTACAGCCACACCCAGTGCTTCATCAGCCGGTGCGTGTTGAAGCTGAAGAACGCGGTGGCGGCGACGGCGCCGTCCTCGTCGTACCCCACGAGCAGCCGGGTGCGGCCGTCCGATATCGCCGTGAGGTGCTTGAGCCACTCGGGCCGGATGTCCTCGGCGTCCACCGGCGGTACGAAACCGACGGAGCCGCCCGCGTTGGAGACGTCCGCCCACAGGCCGATCACTCCGTCACGGAGCTCCGGACCTATGGGCGGGTCCAGTTGGAAGATCAGTGCCATCGTGCGCGCTCGCTCAGACCCGCATCGGCTGGGGGGACTCGCGGCGCGCCGGGTCGGGACCGTCGTACTCGCGGATGATCTCGTACCGCGTGTTCCGCTCGACCGGGCGGAAGCCGGCGTCGCGGATCAGGTCGAGCAGGTCCTCGCGGGTCAGCTTGTTCGGGGTGCCGTAGTTGTCCGCGTCGTGCGTGATCTTGTACTCGACGACCGAGCCGTCCATGTCGTCGGCGCCGTGCTGGAGGGCGAGCTGCGCGGTCTGGACGCCGTGCATGACCCAGAAGACCTTGACGTGCGGGACGTTGTCGAAGAGCAGCCGGGAGACCGCGAAGGTCTTCAGGGCCTCGGCGCCGGTCGCCATCTGCGTACGCGCCTGGAGGCGGTTACGGACCTTGCCGTCCTTCACGTCCACGAAGTCGTGCTGGTAGCGCAGCGGGATGAAGACCTGGAAACCGCCGGTCTCGTCCTGGAGTTCGCGCAGCCGCAGCACGTGGTCCACGCGGTGGCGGGGCTCCTCGATGTGGCCGTACAGCATCGTGCACGGGGTCTTGAAACCCTTTTCGTGCGCGAGCCGGTGGATGCGCGACCAGTCCTCCCAGTGGGTGCGGTGGTCGACAATGTGCTGCCGGACCTCCCAGTCGAAGATCTCGGCGCCGCCACCGGTGAGGGACTCGAGCCCGGCGTCGATCAGCTCGTCGAGGATCTCGGAGGCGCTGAGCCCGGAGATCGTCTCGAAGTGGTGGATCTCCGTCGCCGTGAAGGCCTTCAGGGAGACGTTCGGGAGGGCCTTCTTCAGTTCGCTGAGCGAGCGCGGGTAGTACCGCCACGGCAGGTTCGGGTGCAGGCCGTTGACGATGTGCAGCTCGGTGAGGTTCTCGCCCTCCATCGTCTTGGCGAGGCGGACGGCCTCCTCGATGCGCATCGTGTACGCGTCCTTCTCACCCGGCTTGCGCTGGAACGAGCAGTACGCGCAGGACGCGGTGCACACGTTCGTCATGTTGAGGTGGCGGTTGACGTTGAAGTGGACGACGTCGCCGTTCTTCCGCATCCGCACCTCGTGGGCGAGCCCGCCCAGCCAGGCCAGGTCGTCCGACTCGTACAGCGCGATGCCGTCCTCGCGGGTCAGCCGCTCACCGGCCCGGACCTTGTCCTCCAGCTCGCGCTTGAGCCCGACATCCATGCGTGTACCTCTCCCTAATGACGATCCGTGTCAACCGTACGCCTAACTGCTCCGCCCTTTTGAAGCAGGCGGCTACTCCTCTTCGGGCAGCTCTCCCACCCGGTTCTCCCACTTCGTGGAGAGCACGATGGTCGTACGGGTCCTGGAGACGCCCTTCGTTCCGGACAGCCGCCGGATGGTCTTCTCCAGGCCGTCCACGTCGCTCGCCCGCACCTTGAGCATGAACGAGTCGTCGCCGGCGATGAACCAGCAGTCCTCGATCTCGCTGAGGTCCTTCATCCGGCGCGCCACGTCCTCGTGGTCGGCGGCGTCGGAGAGCGAGATGCCGATCAGGGCGATGACACCGAGACCGAGTGAGGCCGAGTCGACTGTGGCGCGGTAGCCCGTGATGACACCGGCCGCCTCCAGCCTGTTGATGCGGTCGGTGACACTGGGTCCCGACAGACCGACGAGGCGCCCCAGTTCCGCGTAGGAAGCCCGGCCGTTCTCTCTCAGGGCCTGGATGAGCTGCCTGTCCACCGCGTCCATGCGATCGATAGCCTTCCGCTGAAGAGTTCCTGAAAGTGATGAATGCCCGACATGTCGGGTACTGCTCGGTGCTCAGACGGTGCGCGAACCCCCGCCGAGTTCGCCTTCCCATCGCCGGTACAGGCCGTGCTCGACGCCCGCCGCGTCGAGGATCCGCCCGGCGACGAAGTCCACCAGGTCCTGGATGTGCGTGGCGCCCGCGTAGAACGCCGGTGAGGCGGGCAGTACGGTCGCGCCCGCGTCGTCGAGGGCGACCAGGTGCCGCAGCGTCTGCCCGTTCAGCGGGGTCTCACGGACGGCGACGACCAGCTTGCGGCCCTCCTTGAGCGTGACGCTCGCGGCGCGCTGGAGCAGGTCCTTGGAGAGCCCGAGGGCGACCCCGGCCACGCAGGCGGTGGAGGCGGGCACGATGAGCATGCCCTTCACGGGGTACGAGCCGGAGGACGGCCCCGCCGCCAGGTCCCCGGCACTCCAGTGACGTACGGCGTCCATCCGTCCCTCGAAAGCGCTGAAGGCGCCCGGCTTGCCGTCGGCGCCCCTGGCCAGCCACTCGCGCAGGTCCTGCTGCCAGTGGGCGTCCCGGAAGGCGATCCCCGTCTCGTCGAGCAGGGTGAGCCGGGAGGCGCGGGAGACCACGAGGTCCACGCTCTCCCCCGCATCCAGAAGCGCACGCAGGACGGCAGCGGCGTACGGGGTACCGGACGCGCCCGACACCCCCACGATCCAAGGCCGGCGCTGCGTCTGTCCTGGGTTCATGGTGCCGAGCCTATCCGGCATGGTGGGGTGGGAACCGGCCAAGGGGGCCGGAGCGTTCCCCGGAGGGGACGAGTTGACCGTGGGGGTCGCCATGTCGGGTACAGGGTCGGGCACGAGGCAGGGTGCGGAACTCGCGTGGACGCGGGGCGGCCGGGCGCAGGCCGCCGCCAAGCTGATGGTGGGCTGGGTGGCCCTGCTGTGGCTGCTCGAAGTCGTGGACGTGGTCAGCGGCCACGCCCTTGACGGCCTCGGGATCATGCCGCGCCAGGCCTCCGAGCTGGTCGACATCGTGCCCGCCGCCTTCATCCATTTCGGCTTCGCCCATGTCGCCGCCAACAGCGTGCCGCTGCTTGTCCTCGGCTTCCTCGCGGCCCTCGGCGGGCTGCGCCGGTTCGCCGCGGTCTGCGCGATGATCATCGTCGCGGACGGTCTGGGCGTGTGGCTCATAGCCCCGGCGAACAGCAACACGGCGGGCGCCTCCGGGCTGATCTTCGGCCTTTTCGGCTTCCTTCTGGTCACCGGCTTCATCGAGCGCCGCCCGCTGGGCATCCTCGTCGGCCTGCTGGTCGGCGCGGTCTGGGGCAGCTCGATGCTGATGGGCCTCGCCCCGACACAGACGGGCGTCAGCTGGCAGGGCCATCTCATCGGCCTGATATCGGGGGTGGCGGCGGCGTTCCTGTTCCGCCGCCGGGCCACCACCGCGCCCGCGCCTATACGGTGAGCCCGCGCACCAGCAGATCGAGCAGGGCGCAGGCGAACAGCGCGATGCCGATGAACCCGTTGACGCTGAAGAACGCGCGGTTCAGGCGGGACAGGTCGTGCGGTTTGACGATGGAGTGCTCGTAGAGGAAGGCACCCGCGACGACCACCAGGCCGACCCAGAAAAACGTTCCGGCGTCGGTGGCCAGGGCGTACCAGACGAACAGCGCCGTGGTGACGGTGTGGCAGACGCGCGCGCCCCAGACGGCCGCGGGGATCCCGAACCGCGCCGGCACCGACATCACACCGACCTCGCGGTCCGTCTCGACGTCCTGGCAGGCGTAGATCAGGTCGAAGCCGCCGATCCAGATGCCGACGGCGAGCCCGAGGATGACCGCGTCCCAGGACCACTCGCCGGTGATCGCCAGCCAGCCGCCGATCGGGCCCATCGCCTGGGCGAGACCGAGGATGGCCTGCGGGAAGTTAGTGAACCGCTTGCCGTACGGGTAGACGACCATCGGGATGACCGCGATGGGCGCGAGGGCCAGGCACAGGGGGTTGAGCAGGGCCGCGGCGCCGAGGAAGAAGACGAGGGCGACCAGCGCCCCGGTCCAGGCGTGCTTCACGGTCATCGCGCCGGTGACCAGCTCGCGATGGGCCGTACGGGGATTGCGGGCGTCGATCTCGCGGTCGATGATCCGGTTCGCGGCCATGGCGAACGTACGCAGCCCGACCATCGCGATGGTGACGAGCAGCAGCCGTCCCCAGTGG harbors:
- a CDS encoding DUF6716 putative glycosyltransferase; the encoded protein is MPSTPRRIAVLADSDTRWKWGASVARQIAPDHALDAYFLRTRATPTERQLAEVGIVPDTQREVTAAELVDDEEFASADIVVLAIVGGTALALVHSLGLAWEARAERPVTVTGYVGVVYEKMVDGLLTRAGADVVLANSAYDTGRFRDVFANVGVDPDSVVECALPFLGGDPYAPSGDRPFTLTFAVQPSVPKSRDERLSLLERAAAHARRHPERLVLMKLRSLPGEHTTHVEANPYQELIGKLAEPAPSNLQLVYGNMGEVLDRTDLLVTVSSTAALESMHRNIPTAILTDFGVREAHGNHYFVESGCLTSWDELDAGARPRPDPAWTAAQGIGKSDPYAATRARIAALRASGPLPQLRPYYSPQRAGAYLGGVLERNGFDEKGRPLPVSSGAGDGSLKSAVRGVTRRGAKRLYRMGYQRVAPALRRWGQT
- a CDS encoding sulfotransferase, with the protein product MTWNNDLKRTAKSAFESCTGLRVTRARRPLPRTTEATLVRPPAGQVAASARPPARPETDRLLRAPVFVLSAPRSGSTLLRVLLNSHSQLHSPHETHFRRITVRFTTEPANQAMQAAGHNLADVEHILWDRLLHRELALSGKEFLVEKTPSNVFVWNRLATCWPDARFVFLIRHPYSIARSWHEGAPEARPMEEAVRHTREYMRTLEQARQHLPGHTIRYEDLTADPESATRALCERFGIRWEPTMTEYGRHDHGEFTKGIGDWTDKIKSGSVQAGRPLPEPGEIPEGLRPMAKAWGYLD
- a CDS encoding TetR/AcrR family transcriptional regulator; protein product: MGAVKSKRMPRAVREQQMLDAAVRTFGQLGYRAASMDEIAELAGVSKPLVYLYLNSKEDLFTACIRREAQALTGAVMAGVQPDLPADRQLWDGLRAFFTHTAQNPDGWSVLHLQARTHGEPFAAEAGAMREELVAFVTRLIVVAAREAHHDPSLPETEVAGLAEALVGAAESLAAWANATPGVSAKQAAATLMNFAWAGLGDLMEGRPWSPPAKDAQSR
- a CDS encoding DUF4229 domain-containing protein; its protein translation is MGRYTLMRLGIFAGCLLVVWGLVSLGFAPRGFGDSNYMWIVLLSLVISAPISFVVLRKERDRASAQVVARVDRIKTNLDQNRTQEDSADDAARGGAQGQAS
- a CDS encoding GNAT family N-acetyltransferase, whose protein sequence is MALIFQLDPPIGPELRDGVIGLWADVSNAGGSVGFVPPVDAEDIRPEWLKHLTAISDGRTRLLVGYDEDGAVAATAFFSFNTHRLMKHWVWLYTVMVHPRHQGKGYGRELLAAAEEAGAGFEGIGAIRLTCRGGEGLERFYASCGYKEVGRVPGAIRVAPGEDRDDITMLLPLASRA
- the mqnE gene encoding aminofutalosine synthase MqnE translates to MDVGLKRELEDKVRAGERLTREDGIALYESDDLAWLGGLAHEVRMRKNGDVVHFNVNRHLNMTNVCTASCAYCSFQRKPGEKDAYTMRIEEAVRLAKTMEGENLTELHIVNGLHPNLPWRYYPRSLSELKKALPNVSLKAFTATEIHHFETISGLSASEILDELIDAGLESLTGGGAEIFDWEVRQHIVDHRTHWEDWSRIHRLAHEKGFKTPCTMLYGHIEEPRHRVDHVLRLRELQDETGGFQVFIPLRYQHDFVDVKDGKVRNRLQARTQMATGAEALKTFAVSRLLFDNVPHVKVFWVMHGVQTAQLALQHGADDMDGSVVEYKITHDADNYGTPNKLTREDLLDLIRDAGFRPVERNTRYEIIREYDGPDPARRESPQPMRV
- a CDS encoding Lrp/AsnC family transcriptional regulator, which codes for MDAVDRQLIQALRENGRASYAELGRLVGLSGPSVTDRINRLEAAGVITGYRATVDSASLGLGVIALIGISLSDAADHEDVARRMKDLSEIEDCWFIAGDDSFMLKVRASDVDGLEKTIRRLSGTKGVSRTRTTIVLSTKWENRVGELPEEE
- a CDS encoding UbiX family flavin prenyltransferase, producing the protein MNPGQTQRRPWIVGVSGASGTPYAAAVLRALLDAGESVDLVVSRASRLTLLDETGIAFRDAHWQQDLREWLARGADGKPGAFSAFEGRMDAVRHWSAGDLAAGPSSGSYPVKGMLIVPASTACVAGVALGLSKDLLQRAASVTLKEGRKLVVAVRETPLNGQTLRHLVALDDAGATVLPASPAFYAGATHIQDLVDFVAGRILDAAGVEHGLYRRWEGELGGGSRTV
- a CDS encoding rhomboid family intramembrane serine protease, translated to MSGTGSGTRQGAELAWTRGGRAQAAAKLMVGWVALLWLLEVVDVVSGHALDGLGIMPRQASELVDIVPAAFIHFGFAHVAANSVPLLVLGFLAALGGLRRFAAVCAMIIVADGLGVWLIAPANSNTAGASGLIFGLFGFLLVTGFIERRPLGILVGLLVGAVWGSSMLMGLAPTQTGVSWQGHLIGLISGVAAAFLFRRRATTAPAPIR
- the mqnP gene encoding menaquinone biosynthesis prenyltransferase MqnP; this encodes MSSASAALPQPGRTKAFLRLVMIEHSVFALPFAYIAALTAMFQLDENIHWGRLLLVTIAMVGLRTFAMAANRIIDREIDARNPRTAHRELVTGAMTVKHAWTGALVALVFFLGAAALLNPLCLALAPIAVIPMVVYPYGKRFTNFPQAILGLAQAMGPIGGWLAITGEWSWDAVILGLAVGIWIGGFDLIYACQDVETDREVGVMSVPARFGIPAAVWGARVCHTVTTALFVWYALATDAGTFFWVGLVVVAGAFLYEHSIVKPHDLSRLNRAFFSVNGFIGIALFACALLDLLVRGLTV